A single window of Sporosarcina sp. FSL W7-1349 DNA harbors:
- a CDS encoding peptide chain release factor 3, whose amino-acid sequence MDKPIQEEIASRRTFAIISHPDAGKTTMTEKLLFFGGAIRDAGTVKGKKTGKYATSDWMEIEKQRGISVTSSVMQFDYDGKRVNILDTPGHEDFSEDTYRTLMAVDAAVMMVDSGKGIEPQTIKLFKVCRMRGIPIFTFMNKMDRQGKEPLDLMEELEEVLGIESYAMNWPIGMGKEFLGIYDRFNNRIEQARIDGDQRYLALTEEGELAEPHSMKETSYYQQALEDVLLLNEAGNQFDEERVAKGELTPVFFGSALTNFGVQTFLETFLQFAPSPQPRQTKEEQEVDPYSDEFSGFIFKIQANMNPAHRDRIAFVRIVSGAFERGMTVTVPRISKTFKLTQTTQFLADDRETVNEAVAGDIIGLHDTGNYQIGDTVIGGKSSFQFDALPQFTPELFVRVTAKNVMKSKHFHKGILQLVQEGAIQYYRTLHTEEVLLGAVGQLQFEVFEHRMKNEYNVEVRMEHVGSKVARWIENEGDVKESMTGQRAMLVKDRYDNLVFLFENDFAMRWFHDKYPDIRLYSLL is encoded by the coding sequence ATGGATAAACCGATACAAGAAGAAATTGCGTCCCGCCGGACTTTTGCGATCATCTCTCACCCGGATGCAGGGAAAACGACGATGACGGAGAAGTTGCTCTTTTTCGGCGGCGCCATCCGGGATGCCGGGACCGTCAAAGGGAAGAAGACCGGAAAGTATGCGACATCGGACTGGATGGAAATTGAGAAACAGCGGGGAATTTCGGTGACGTCCTCGGTCATGCAGTTCGATTATGACGGGAAACGGGTAAATATCTTGGACACCCCGGGCCACGAAGATTTCAGTGAGGATACGTACCGTACGTTGATGGCGGTCGATGCAGCTGTCATGATGGTCGATTCGGGGAAAGGGATCGAGCCGCAGACGATCAAATTGTTCAAAGTCTGTCGTATGCGGGGCATCCCGATTTTCACATTTATGAATAAAATGGACCGCCAGGGGAAAGAGCCGCTCGATTTGATGGAAGAGCTCGAAGAAGTGCTCGGCATCGAATCGTATGCGATGAATTGGCCGATCGGGATGGGGAAGGAATTCCTCGGCATCTACGACCGGTTCAATAATCGGATCGAGCAGGCGCGAATCGATGGCGATCAACGTTACCTTGCTTTAACTGAAGAAGGTGAGTTGGCGGAACCACATTCAATGAAAGAAACTTCCTACTATCAACAAGCTTTGGAAGATGTCCTTCTATTGAATGAAGCGGGAAATCAATTCGATGAGGAACGGGTGGCGAAAGGTGAATTGACGCCAGTCTTTTTCGGCAGTGCATTGACGAATTTCGGGGTTCAGACCTTTTTGGAAACGTTCCTCCAGTTTGCTCCATCGCCACAGCCGCGTCAGACGAAAGAAGAACAGGAAGTCGATCCATATTCGGATGAGTTTTCCGGTTTCATTTTCAAAATCCAGGCGAATATGAACCCAGCACACCGGGACCGGATTGCGTTCGTGCGTATTGTGTCGGGGGCATTCGAGCGTGGAATGACCGTGACCGTCCCTCGGATTTCGAAGACGTTCAAGTTGACGCAGACAACGCAGTTTCTAGCGGATGACCGGGAAACGGTCAACGAAGCGGTCGCGGGCGATATTATCGGACTGCATGACACGGGGAATTACCAGATCGGCGACACGGTGATCGGCGGGAAGTCCTCTTTCCAATTCGATGCGCTGCCGCAATTCACCCCTGAATTGTTCGTTCGAGTGACGGCGAAAAACGTTATGAAATCGAAGCATTTCCATAAAGGGATTTTGCAGCTTGTGCAAGAAGGGGCCATTCAATATTATCGTACACTCCATACCGAGGAAGTCTTACTCGGAGCTGTCGGTCAGCTGCAATTCGAAGTGTTCGAGCATCGGATGAAAAACGAGTACAACGTGGAAGTCCGGATGGAGCATGTCGGTTCAAAAGTGGCCCGCTGGATTGAAAATGAAGGGGATGTCAAAGAGTCGATGACGGGCCAACGGGCAATGCTTGTAAAAGACCGTTACGATAATCTGGTGTTCCTCTTCGAAAATGACTTCGCAATGCGCTGGTTCCATGACAAATACCCGGATATTCGGTTATATAGTTTGTTGTAA